The genomic interval gcaaaaaaaatctattaattaaaatgccACAATGATCCGCTAGTAAACCACCAATGAGGACAAAACCTGCCaaaatttatctaattaaaCATTTTCACATTATGGTACAACATTTAGACTTCTGACTTGGGGTTACGGCCTTCGCTTGTGGGGCTGCTGATGAAGTTTCACTAActgctggtggtggtggtcGTGGTGGCGGAGGTCGAGGTGGCAGAGGTGGTAATggtggcggcggcggcggtAAGAATGGTGGGTACCTTTCATAATATGAAAATTCAGGCCCCAGCATTGGATATGATGAGTAAGGCACAGGCACCCTAGGTGGAATATATCCATGATCTCCATAATAATAACAGTGATCATTTTccacataattatttttctcaacttGACCATGAAATTCAAGACATGAGAACTCTGCATGTCTCCCATTCTTATCAAGAATCCTCAACATTGTATTTGGATTCACTTTACCTGAAATATTCACTGTTCCTTTTTCTGCATCTATCACAACTGAATATACTCCTGCAACCAAAAACTTTTAaacgttttaaaaaaaaaagaagcgtCATGCAGCACAAATTGAACTATATGTATTAATACAAGCTTAGGGCAATAGTATTTCATAGTTTAATTAGACTTTGATGAATggattaatatttattaaaatgaaataatggaAAATAAGAAATGGCGTGTTACCATGGAGATTCTGCAACACTTGCATAACCTTCCTTTTACATATATCACAATGGATGTTTACTTTCAGATTACAAGTCTGCATATATTTAACCAGCGAAAATgagaatcaaaattcaaagtatAATGATAGCAAAACATCAAGTTATAGATGATACCATTTCTGCCATGGGCTCCATTGGAACAATTTCTGATTCTCttagggaaaaataataaactatgaCGCTATGACCATGAGAATGTCAAACTGTTAACGGTGGTCTCAATGTTTGACTTAAGAGAAAATACAGAAGGGTGTTGCAAAGCCAAATAGAGCAACGAGATTAAAATACcaaattaagcattaaaaaatGGACACAAATCTGTTCTAGAAATTATGTtttccataaataaataatagtaatctTGATtcctcaaaattttcattcctcTGTGAGCTGTCACTCTCACATTTATTCCTAAATCTCTCTACCCTTTTTAATTTCCCTTTGTTAAATGGAGATTAATTTCTTTGATCAGTGGCCAACGCAATTTTTTGGTTTCTGCAGTTGACTTGTTTTACTTTGAATCTTGAATTCATTTGAcgtatttaaaagaattaatagatgatagtatatagtaaatatagtttttttattataatttttaaataataattttgataaaaataataaatttttagctAGTGGAGAAAATATCTCCAAATATCTGAAACATGCAACTTCAAAATTGAACAACAAAAAAGTTCAGACCTTGAATGGTTACATCAACAGCCTTGGAAAATACAAGATacatttcaattccaaagaCTCTACTGCCGCCACCCTAATCACGTGGAACAATAAGACGATGTCCTACAACTCCGAAGCAATATTTCAAACTGCTAGCCTCTCAAATTCTGCGAAAATTGTAATCATTTGTTAGTATAATCAAGTGTAGCCTCAAGCTATTAAATGCTTAGGAAATGGACTCCACCTTGAATCTTGGATGGTATGTACTTCTCTGACAAGAAGGAAAACGAGCAGGCGCAGAATGCCTCAATCTCGAATTTCACTCCTGATTGCAGCATCAACTCTAATTCGGACCTATCATGGGAAAGCGCGGCGGGTTAGTACTATGAAAATAACAGCTTTATATGATGCTTTGTGAAGGAATTCTACCTCCAGTGTGGAACTTCTCTTTGCAAGTAGCACCTATGTAACATGGCTTCAGTTTTTCTCGTATCTAACAAGAGTCCCGGTACAATTACACAAACTTGGGTAAGGgcaacaattaaaagaaacccaTCTCAAAAAGGCCTTAGTTCACATCTACCTCACCTTCCACTGTCAATTTAAGGCGACAATTCTTAGGAAGACCATATTTCTCGAAATCTGAGGGAAAAGCACCAAGCCAATGCATCTCTGGGATGCGCAAAAACTTTGCATCATAGGCCATTTGCTTCAAACAAAGTATAATAAGAGAGGAAACAATTTAAGGGTAGTGAATAACGAAAAGCCTTGGTGCCATCTTTTGCTAGTCTATTGTAGTAACCTTAAATAGCTACAGAGTATGAAGCTAGCAAGCAAAGAAGTtgcaaattataaaacaaaaaccctACCATTGAACCAAACCGGTATGTGGTAAGGATGTCAAAGCCGTATGGATCACAATCTACCAGGCAAAAGGTGGGCAGACGTAACTTCTCGATGAGGAGTCGCAAAAACCTGAAAGCAGAGGATATGCTCATATTTACACAAATACAAGCAGATGATAGAGAAACCAAAGCATGAGAGTTGCCCAAATTTCCACACAAACATTATCCctatttcctttcaaatatACAAGGGGAGTTTCCTACCTTCTTGTGGAGATATCTGGATACCCTCTCCCctagaagaaaacaaagaagagaTACTTAAGAATGACTTTAAGAAGAGAAGATGAACAATATATTTACTTACTGTGATGACAATGCAGCGGTTTCTGGTGCAGTATTGATCATTTGCTAAACGATGGAACACTGCATCCAGGATATACATAATAATGGTTTCATGAGAATAGCAATCCTGGAAATAAATTCCTCTTCCAAAATTATGAGAAACTTATGAACATTGAGAATAAGAGCCGTTACCTGATTCTTTCTCTACAACTAGTATGTAATTGGCGGTACTAACAATATCTACACAGAAGCAAGAATCAAGGACCACTTATCTCTTACAGCTTTAATAATGTAGATTATAAGCAACAATCGCAAGGGTGCTTATCAAACAACTTTTTCTATTAAAGCAGTTTACTACAAGTTAgtattgataatattattataattatttataaatatatgtataaatatagTTCAAGCCTCTGtaatttcctttttagtttttttttttcttattaaagcGTAACACCAAAAACCAATGTTCATAAATGCAATGACAGTCGATAGTTTGGATGCCTTTGACTTTCTCAACGAATGTAGGAATTGGATGGGCCTGCAAATGAATCAGATAAACGATTATAAACTAGTCACTGATGCAAGCAAATGTATATATCATTCTTCCACTCACATCATTGGGACTGTttatacaatcaaatttagctCCAGATTCCAGGAATCTTAACCAGCCCATCACCATTCTACAGCACAGTGAAATGGAATGGTAAATATTCACATCCAATTTTCGCCCACTATAACTTGAATGAGAATCTAAGAAATAAGCAATTGAGCACATACGAAACATGATAGAACAACAAATTTTCCAGGTTTTTCAGGTAAGAAGAACTCACCCTTTCCCAGCAGATACCTGCACGAAGAAGACATGAAGTAAATTATAATACACAGCAGAAATTCTCTTTGCAAATAACctgtaacttttattttacatggGTAGAAACCAATATCCAAACATCGAATAAAAACTGATGATTAATTGAAATGGATTAAATGTGGTATTCTACTTGAAATactaatcatcatcatctaacAACATATCATGCTTCAGCGTTGTATTGTATGCTAGCCGCATCGCTCATAGATTAATTCACATAACGAGGCAAAATCAAAAGTTCAAGTGAAGTACCAACCACATTTATGTTGTGGCGACTGCACTGCAGAAGGATGCATATGTCATTAATTGCTTGGTCCACAATTGACTGTTCTGCATtccaaaataaaaggaaaaaagtaagGTAGCAGAACCAATATTGTCCCAAAAGCCATGACATCTTGAAACAGACAATTGATATCCACCTACAAGCCAAAGCTTCACCGATGTCAATTAGCACTAACTCATTAGAACTCAGAATATTAGATTAAACCACACCAAAATGTGCCAGTAAAGTTAGCAGGTAAGAAGACAATTATGGATTTATGGTGCTAAGCAACTGTAAATGGTATTTTTTACAATGTCCTTAAGCCACGATACAGAATAACTGAGAATATGAATACCATGTGATTACAACTTACAGTAAAAACACAAGGGATGTTAAAGCTGCAATTCATCCAGATTCACCTGAATATAGAGATGGATGCATGTAATATATATCTCTCTTTGACATATGTATATTTTCTTGCAGAAGTTTTTGCACAATCAGTAGCACACTCAGCAAAATATCTGAAAACAAGGACCAACAAAATTTGAACCTCACAATAATCAGTCTGCAAAAAGCATGTAAATTACTTCATCAAACAAGCCCTTGACTCAATTAATCTAATGACACTTCACTCACCAATTCTACGTGCATGGCATTGCTTCTCAAGTGTGAGAATTTCCTGCCCCTGTGGAAAATCATAGCTGCAGGAGCTGCATAAACCAATAGTAGGGCAtgaaaaacacataaaatcACACAGAAACAACTATGCAAGTCTGGAAGTGatacacacatatattttactttgtctttgttgtagaaagaaaattggaaATGCTTCCTACGAAAGCACTTTCAGATAAAAAGCACTTCAATTGTATTTTgcaagatttttatttttatttttcttttttctttttaatttttttggggtaAAAAAGCACTCATAGGTAacttttttctgaaaaatatattcaaatacagaacaaaatgttaattaattaattaattaaatttgttgaaaGATAATCAAAATAGATTACCCAAAAGTGCTTTCTACTGAGCACTTGGCCACTTCCAAACacaactaaattaattaacaactaTTTCAATTCACTCCAATTTTAACtgtaatttaacataaaacttaaaaaatcatgaaattaaGGTTATTAAACGAGCAGAAGAAGCAATGATCAAACCAGTGAGCGTCTAGATTCTTGCAGTAGTTTCTGAATTGATTGATTGAAATCGATAGTGATCGTCTCTCTGTTATGTCTTTCAAAATTGATTTACAGAACTCTGCAAGCGCAATTAAACACAAAACAGTatataaaatttcagaaacGAAAGCTATTTGATTGAAATGTGAGTGCATTTGTTTATTCATTatcattttgttattattgttgccACTAAAattaccttttatttttcGAAGCAAATCGTGGCGTTCTAAGTGTGAACGCCGACGATTTCCCTCCATTTTCTTGCTTTGCTTCCACTTCAACATCTACAAAGAAGCAAACATGGTCAATCATTTTCAACCGGGATCGATTTATACCACTGACCAGAATCATTGGGCCGGGCTGATATGTCGTCCAAATGgtcaatcaaaattataaaacagcTGGCCCAGCCCAatctctaattatttttatttctttttcatttcacaatataataaaaattttcaaccatTAAGTCATTAACTTATTAagctatttttaaaaaaaatttgcttaaTACAAAAAGTCTGAATGATATCATTAAAgatattatctaaaatatctctatctaagtaattaatttttatccttacgtaaataaaatttaataatttacattattaCCCATCTAtatataacttgtgataatatataattgtagaccattaaaattatggatatttttcatataaaacatcatgaactacaataaaattgatttaacatatcctaatttagaatattaaagggttgtattcaattgaacatgatttatattataataatatattatcttatttatgttatttaagatgtttattatttgtttaacatttatgGTTTGTAAGGGcacaaatgtaaaaatactagttttcaaaatttttaagttaaaaaacaaacaacttactatttatttttagcgattcaaacaaaaaaaaaatccaaatttagACATTAAGCTCTATTCAAATTTAAGACTAATTCaagtttattcaaatttcagacaaaaaaaataaatatcaccTTAGTCTATGAATTACTCTTAAagaatcaatatttttatatttaacaatGAAAAGCAAATAGCTTATATGATAGAACGAAAATATAAAGATTGATAAAAGGTAtggaaacaattttttttaaattaagaatattttttaattaattcttaatgATAAATAGGATTTAAGGCCCTTTTATATTAATCCTAACTAAtgcaaatttatcaaaatagacAAATCTAAATTGTTATTACATACTAAAATTCCACTATTTggaataagaaaaacaaaataaatggcagttaaagataaaaatcctcaaagtaaaaagaaaatcaaaatcatagaGTCAAGACAACCTAGTGCCAGTGggttaaattcatttataacAAACTtcgaaatgatatatattattataagccaaaaatgaatatttatagTTCAAGTTATTATTCTAGAAAAATACTCTATATATTCTACACAACCATCCTACATCATTATATGTTTTTCATCGTAAAACGTTTTggatattttagaaaaaaaaaaaaatcctgacacatgtaaaatttgaattagattgGATTAGGTCAGCTTTTGAGGGCTTTTGGCAAGTGTATCATgctgtaaataatttataagggTATCTTTATCGATAACaactatatatttagaaaaactAACGAAACTAACTTCAAATTTAGATGTAGACTTTGAGACAcgtaaatagaaaatataattaaaaacttaattatattaaaagagCAAAAGACTTGAATAGTATTTCAATCAatggtattaaaaaaaaaacaattaaaaagtaaagagCGAAATAAGacttaaaaaaagtaaaaattattttttatgtcaacCACATTAAATACAAATTACCAACGTTCATGATCAGTAACAgctatcaaaatttttcataatcaaagataatcactTTCAGAAGCTTGAACTTCCTGATTGCACCGGGGGATCAAATTGCTTGAATTACCCTCGATTTTTCAGAGTAGTTGCAGCTACAAgccaattattttctttggaAAAGCACTTGGAATTGGACTTATAAAGCTGCTTTCTTTGCTTGACCTGCAAGTCTCACAAGACAGACGGACAGTAAAGTTTCTTGCTTGATCTGGCTGGATTTGGTAGTTAGCTTTAGCAGTGGAGCTCTGAGCTTAATTAATGATGAGAATATTCTAATTTgatgtaattaattagttttgtaatattCGGTACAAATTGAACGATTATTTGCTGCAGGTCCGCCCGAATATTGCTCCATCTCTTTAATTTTGCTAATCTAATGGCCTGCAACAATGCAAACCGTGAGCCATTGCTTTCAGGATTAGTAGATGAGCCGTTGGACTTTACATTagcagaattaaaaaaataaaacaaataacaaagatGCTCCCAATGGAAGAAGAAGGAGCAGCCTTCGTCGCAGTGCAAGTGCCCCTGCAGCTCCATTACCATACTCAATTCCTGCtcctgaatccatttttgctATAAGTCTCCCAAGTATTCGCAAGGCGGTTGTGTTCCTGACCATCTATCTTGGCATAGGCACCGCCTGCTTCTACGCCGCCAAGAGCCAAATCAAAGGAGTAAATGGGACCGTAGATTCTGTCCATTTCTTCGTGGTGACAATCACCACCATAGGTTACGGGAACCTTCTGCCTAATAGTGTCCTCTCAAAACTACTTGTGTGCGCTTTTGTTTTCACATGAATTGTTCTCTTCCTACTACTAATATTGACCAATGCAGTCGAGTAACTATTCAATAAGCATGAAATTTTGATGGTTAAAGCACTACACAGTACACGCGTATAAAATAGCTGATCTAAATGGTATCATAAATGAGATTGACACAAGCAAAGTGACATACAAATGCATCAGGATGTTGATCATTTTGTTGCTTCTCATGCTTGTCGGTACCGTCATCCCAAGTTACCGTTGGTAAAATGGACGTTGTTGATGCATTCTACTGCGTTTGTGCAACCATCACGACTTTAGGCTATGGTGGCAGGAGCTTGTTCTCCACGTCAGGAGGACGTATTTTTGCTGCAGTTTGGATCCTGGTTAGTTGTGTTTCATTAGCTCTGCTATTTCTGTATGTTGCCGAGCTCAGTATTGAAAGAAGATTGAGGCCACTCGTCAAGTGCATTCttgattttaaaatgcaaaatgatGATTTGGAGGCACGTTTACCTGATTTCTAGTTGCAACTTGCAAGTGTTCCCCTCATGGCCATATATCTGTGCGTGTGTCAATAgttgacacacacacacatattttGCTTTCTATTGCGCATTTCATGCGTAtctaagttaattaaatcttatatttCACATATTACTgtatttgcttttattttctcaagaTAAAATGCACAACACACACTGCCGGTgttcatttcatttcaatgTTTATATACAAAGTTCATATCTTGCTGAGCAAGATGAGTGTTGTACCATTATTACAGCTCTACACCCGATCCAATGGTCTATATGAGTTCAATCAATGGCTATTAGACTCGCCTTTTCATCCTTACAGCTGCTCATTTGTCTTCGTGGATCTTTTATCTTCCTGTGAATCCTTGGCATAGGCTGAGTTTCTTTACAGATGAGCAACATCTGATTACATGTTAAGTGATTCTGGTTTTCACAATTTCAAACTGATGCTTGATGAGGATAGATACTGAGGCAATTCATCAAACACTCTCATTCTCTGGAGCTCATTGGATTAGATCAgcgtttgaaaatttttgccGCGTGTATcgtattgtaaataaattatgaggTTGTTTTTATCCATGCCAACTGCTaagttatataaattaaacatcAATGGTCAAGCCTTACATTTTCCATTAGCAAATattcaaatagaaaaaaaaaaaaaatgaatacttCTTCGGTCAatgttagaaaataataataataataataatgacaagtGATTGTACAAGGGATCAAATTGCTTAAATTTTTtcccaaatatttttctttggaagAGCACTTGGAATAGGATTCGTAAAGCTACTTGCTTTGCGTCATCTGGTAATTTTCATAAGGCACTCACTTTGGTAGAGTTTCTTGCTTGATCTAATGATCTGCTTCTTGTGAGAACTTAAATAACGATTTTTGAGGATACCCATTTGGTTTGTTTAGATTATTGTCCTCCTCTATGTGCTTTGGTTTTCATAGCAATAATTAGATTGATATACTATTTGATATAAACTGAATGAGTAATTTGCAGCACGTCCCTGCGAATTGTGCTTCATCGCTTAAATTTTGCTATCTAATGGCCTGCAACGATGCAAATCTTGAACCGTTGCTCTCTGGACTAGCAGATGAGCAATTGGCCTCTGCATTAGTAGGATCaacaaatcaaacaaacaacaaaGATGCTCCcaatggaagaagaagaaggcttCATCGCAGTACAAGTGCCCCTGCAGCTCCACTACAAAACTCAATTCCTCCTCCTGAATCCAATTCTGCCATACGCCGTCCAAATACTAGGAAGGCGGTTGTGTTCCTGGCCATATATCTTGGCATAGGCACCATTTGCTTCTACGCCGTCAAGAGCCAAATCAAAGGAATGAAAAATGATGGAATCCTAGACGGAATCATAGATTCCGTCTATTTCTGCGTGGTGACAATGACTGCTATAGGGCATGGAGATCTCATGCCTAATAGCGTCCTCTCAAAACTACTTGTATGTGCTTTTGTTTTGACAGGAATGGCTCTATTCGCACTACTAGTGCTGGCCAAAGCAGTCGACTATCTATTCAATAAGCATGCAGTTTTGATAGTTAAAGCGCTGCACACGTATGAAATAGCTGATCTAAACGGCATTCTGAATGAGATCGAGACAAGCAAAGTGAGATACAAATGCATCAAGATATTGATCAGTTTGCCACTTCTAATACTTGTCAGTGCCGTCTTCCAAGTTACCATTGATAAAATGGATGTCGTTGACGCAATCTGTTGCTCATGTGCTACGATCACGACTTTAGGCTGTGGTGACATGAGCTTCTCAAAGTCAGAAGGACGAATTTTTGCTGTGTATTGGATCTTGATCAGTTGTATTTCTTTAACTCTGTTATTCCTCTACGTTGCTGAGCTAAATATAGAAAGAAGATTAAGTTCACTCGTGAAGCGGGTTCTTGCTTATAAAACTAGACATGAAGATTTGGAGACATGTGTAGCTGATGCCTGATATATGGCAGAATGCAACTGTTTCCCTAAGGGTTATATACATTCATATGTCAATAAAGTTGGTGTGAGAACGCATGgaaatattttgcttttttattgagcatttcatgtttatctaatttaaataaaccTAGTATTTGGCATATTACTAGATAATGTATATACAAAGTTCATTTCTTGCTGATCAAGATGAGCGTTGTAATAATACAGTTATGCAACCGATTCAAAGGCCTATATGAATTCAATCTAATGGCCATTACACTTGGCGTATCGTGGTTCATCCTTGCTGCTGCTCATTTGTCTTCTTTGAATTGTTGATCTTATATTCATGTTTCCTGTGAATTCTAGGCATGTGATGAGTCATTTGCATGTCTGCATCATCTGAGTACATGTCGCTTGACTCTGGTATTCTAACTGATGCTTGAAGAGGATGGATATTGGAGCATGCTTCATTGAGGCAGTTCATCAAATTCAGTATATTCGCCCAAGCAAACAAGATTAGATCagcttttgaatatttttggctttttgcCCAGGTGCATCGTATTGTAGATAATTTATAAGGATGTTTCTATCCGTGCCGACTCTCAAGTAAACAAAATtgataatagtaataaaaacttcaattgttaaatctcaaattttctaatatcaaatgttaaaatagaaaaaagatttgaatacTTCAATCAATGTAACAATAgatattaacaattaaaatactGATGAGTGATTGCACAAGGGATCAAAATTGCTTAGATTTTCCCAAATCCTTTGTCTTCAAAAGCACTTGGAATTGGATtctgttgatgcgagattctggttacACTCTTCCTACGACCAGGATATCTGCTCGACCAACCTCACCTcgatcaggatctctcctcgtacGCTTTCTACTCCAGGTATTCCTGCGTCCACAGAAACAAGTCAGAGCACGCCGGTTGTTTttccggcgtaaaccctccgacgctcaagtcagatatgaaggttccgggaacgcttgccacggATCTTATGGCTTTTCTGTAATCTCAGTTCTTTAGAGTTCTCTTTTCTTAGTTCTAAATAGCaaaaattctaacatttttaccttcgttggctacctttttataggcttcctctgaatcccgGTCTTCCGCAGTCTACGCCCGTCATTCTCCCCACTCTCGGATGTGGACGCCCCATTATCGCCATTGTGGGCGAATGGAGTCGGACCTCGTGCCTTAATTCTCGGATAGGAACGCACGTCCTGCCAACTGTCGTTGActgggtctcctcgcctcgaCCTTTAGCATGAATGACCTTATGCCTCTAACGGGAGTTCGGCCTCGCGAATGGCATATTCGTGGATGAGCAGAATATTTCTACTCCTATTCCCTTGCTACTTGGCTCTTACAGGACACACCTGCTCGCAGAACTCTGCCACCAGACACCTGCTCATCACGTCTGGTCTCCTCGATATATTTCCCTCgaacaccggtcccccagtttctggtgttgggtaatgtaatggaccagcagtagaaactcAATAGCTCTTGCTCGCGTGGGACTGGGAAAGGCTGCTAAGAGTCATAtcgcatttaattgcggagAAGGTGAGGTGGCAGAAATCTGCCCCTCCATTCGAATTTCAAACCAACGGTTACGAGGCCCTTAGGATTTGGTGCCGTTAAATGCTGGCAACCCAAGAATCCGTCCCCATTAGGTAACCCATATCCTTTCGAATCGGCAAACTCATATTTCCCTCCGTCTTCGTCTCTGTCTCTCCGGCGAAGAAGTTCCGGCATAAAGGCCTCCATCTCTGTCTTTCACCGACTGAACCATTACTTCAGGTATTTCTTCTATCTCCTTCGTCTCGGATAGTTATAGataatttctcttctcttttgtttGGGTAGTAGTTGGTGGTAGTGTTGTGGTTAGAGCTTAGGGAATGTCGAAAGGTAAAGAAAAAGTCATTGAGGTTGACGACGGTGGGTTGGACTTCCTGCCTAGTCTGCTCACCGATCCTGCTTTTGATCCCGGGATCCCCTTGGAGCCTATTAGATCCAGTGTTGGCACTAGCGCTAGGAGGATGTCCCCCCAAACAACCTCCTCGAGCGGACATAGCGATGAAGAATGGTCTTCAGGCTCGGAGAACACCTTGAGTGAGGGTCGATGAGATAATTCTGGTGAGGTGTCCCCATCAGGAGCGTCGCGACCAGAAGGGCAGAGTACAGTAGGGGGTAGAGCCCTATTGCGGGATTACGCTATTGATTATATGACGTGCACGACCACGTTTGGCGAGCTCGATGACCTCCGGCTTAGGTATAGCATTCATGGTGAAATAATTCTTAAGGTCCCAAGAAAGAAGGATACCCTTAGCCGGCCTTCTAGGGGTTATGTTACCTT from Citrus sinensis cultivar Valencia sweet orange chromosome 9, DVS_A1.0, whole genome shotgun sequence carries:
- the LOC102612157 gene encoding two-pore potassium channel 1-like; amino-acid sequence: MACNDANLEPLLSGLADEQLASALVGSTNQTNNKDAPNGRRRRLHRSTSAPAAPLQNSIPPPESNSAIRRPNTRKAVVFLAIYLGIGTICFYAVKSQIKGMKNDGILDGIIDSVYFCVVTMTAIGHGDLMPNSVLSKLLVCAFVLTGMALFALLVLAKAVDYLFNKHAVLIVKALHTYEIADLNGILNEIETSKVRYKCIKILISLPLLILVSAVFQVTIDKMDVVDAICCSCATITTLGCGDMSFSKSEGRIFAVYWILISCISLTLLFLYVAELNIERRLSSLVKRVLAYKTRHEDLETCVADA